GACGCAGCATGCACATCGGTGCCCAACGCAGCGGACCTACCTCATTGGAATTGACAGCGATGCTGTACAGCTCCGcggtggagtggataacggTCTGGATGCAGAGTTGCGATGTCAGGTCCCAGACGCGCACGATGCAGTCCTTCGACACGCTCAAGAGGAACCCCAGGATGTCGTCGCCCTGTTTGACGGAGGCGCGCTCCGCGCCGAGCCTGCGCGATTTCAGCTGGCTCTCGGAGCCGCCGGCGTGGCTGACGAAACGCAGGTCGGTGATCTCGTTGCGATGTCCCTCGAGCCTGAACAGACCCAGGTCTCCGGTGGTATCCCAGATGATGATGCTGCAGTCCTGCGATCCGGAggccagcagctgccggAATGGACTCAGCGCGAGGCAGGTCACCGCGTTCTTGTGGCCCTGCACGTGGAAGTCCTCATTGACCACCGAGACCGCCTCTCCGGCCAGCGACTCCGGGCGCTGGAAGCGCCGGATGGAGCCGTCTGCGTAGCCCACGTACAGCCAGCGCTCGACGCCATCGGAGCATACGAACGCGGTCACGTCGGAAGGCGCGTGCAGGTCGTCCGGCTTCGCCTCGAAGTTGACGCGAGCCTCGCCGGTGCGGCAGTTCCAGACGCTCACGCGCTCGTCGTGCCCCGTTAGGACGAAATCCTGCGAGAGCGCTGCGACGCTGCGGCATACGCGCGAGGTTACCGTGCCGAAGCTGTCTTGCAGCGCGTAGCGCAGATACGATTTCACCATTGGCCTCGCGCGGTGGAATCCATGGAACACAGCGCGATTCGTACGCTATCGATATCAACCGAACCAAATCGCGCCGTATGCGATGTTAAATTATACTAGCGGAATCGAGCCGTGGTCGCCGATAGCCGCCTGCCGTAACCCTGTGCGGTGGCCCGGAGCCGTACAGCATACAGTGGGCTGCGCAGGCGGCCGGTCAGACCGGCAAATGGAACACCTCAAGCAAGCACGGCTTGTATATAATATTGCCGGTGCTGCGGTGCCGGAGTTACGTGGATGTGCTACGCAGCCGTCGTTGCTGGGCAACACCCTGGGCGCTGACCGTCGAGAAGACACGCTTCCAACCAGCGCCGTTGCGGCTTTGCGCAAAGTCGTGGTAGCTGTTATCAGAGCGGGCAAGGCGTTATATGTGAATACATGCGCGCTGAAACGCCAACACCCGGATTTCGTTACTGGGCCCCGGCGCAGAACGCAGCAGAGGAGTCAACGAAAATTCCGGTCACATTAACTTACACACTTGGCACATACGTGTACCCGCCGGAGAACGCCAGCTGTTGCTCAACGGCCACTAGAAATCAACCAGCATTCGGACGCACCTATTAGACAGCAACGCACGTGGCGCCGCATACCAGCTACACATGGCGGCCAGGGGACACGAGGGGGCCGCGGTCGCTCGTGACTAAATACCAAAGGTGATTTGAGGCCGTGTTAGGCAACACTACTTATCCCGCAGGGGCCGAACACGCCAAGCGCCTGCTGCGCATGGCCATGCGGGAGTTGCGCTGAGGTCGCGAAACAGACGAGCAGACGCTACACACCAACTGCACATCGAGTGGTCAGCGCAAGACAGGCGCATTTCGGTTGAGACAGGATGCCGTCTTCGTCGAGGGGCTCGCAGCACAGCGGGAGCGGTTACACATTGGACTCCGAGCTGGAGGAATCGCCCACCAACACACCGGGCTCCTTAAGCAGGCAGTCGTACGACTCGAAACTGAGCCGAAGTTCTTCACGGCGCAGTAATGCGGCGAGAGGTGAATTGGACCATGAGGATGTCGAGGCGCTGTCTGAAAGGCAGCAAAGTAGCCGGTCGAGCGCTGGGTCGGCGAACTACACGAAAGCGGAGACCGGGACCAGGTTGACGATGGGCGGGCGTTCGGATAAGAGCAGCATGCACCTCGCCTCCTTTTTCACGAACAAAAGCAGTCGAAGcagcggcggtggcacggATCGCTCTGAGAGCTCGCGGCGGTCGTCAGCTCGATCAAGCGATGAGGGCGAAGAGTATCACAGATCGCGGAGCCGCAGCTCGGTTTCGTCGAGGAGCAAGGAACGCAGCTCCTCCAAGAGCAGTCGCTCCTCCGCGAGCGTTGACGTGGGGCCGTACTCGAAAACGCAAGTGAACTCCCCCGTTGCCGACGACAGGATACAACAGGCGTGCAGCAAGTACGGGCTGGACAACGACAGCCTGCAGGAAATACTGGAGGGCAGGCATCGCTCTCAGCGGAGCGATGCGTCGCTGTCGAACCGTGACCAAGGTTCCGAGAACGGCGAGACTTCGCCTGACAGCTTTAGGGATGAAATGCTGGTGtatctgctgcagcagcagctgaagcTTAAGGCCGAACTGAAGGCGCAAAAGTCGCGGGGGCACGGGTCGCATTCCACGGATGGAACGCCAGTACGAAGCGGGCGGTCATTCCAAAGTGACGGTAGCGGGCGGAGTAGCAAAGGTTACAAGGCTCTGGAGGAGGTGACGCCAAACGAATTGAGGAGCATACAGGAGGGCTGGGGCGGCGACTCGCTGCGTGACCAGGAGAGTAACGCACCGGGCACGCCCAAAAAACAGGGCACGCGCTCCAATGTACCGACTTTAGGAAACAGCGGCGCGTTCACGCTCGAGGACACGTACTCATCGTCCGGTGCGAGCCGAAGGGAGGGCATGCAACAGCAAGCTTCGCACGCAGGGGGTGCACCGATGGTCGCCGATGAGCCCCCACTGTACGCACGCAACAGTCGGACGCTGAATGCTGACGAGATGGGGATACAGAACGAAGCCAGCTCGCTGCATAACGAAATCGAGCAAATCATCGACAGTCTCGCGAGCTCAGGCATGGACCAGTTGAGTGATGGCGCCATGGCAGCAAACCAGAATCTGGGCATGAGACAGCCACCCTTTCCACCTCAATACCCCCAGCAATTCTCGGGCGCTGGCAGTGGGCAATTCAGCATGCACAGCCCCAACCAACCGCCTATGCACAACGGCCAACACCCGTACATGAATAGCGGAAGCCATTCTTACATGAATAGCGGAAGCCATTCTTACATGAATAGCGGGAGCCATTCGTATATGAATAGCGGGAGCAAATCATATACGGACAACGGAAGCAATCCTTACGTAAACAACGGCCACCACTCGTACGATAACAGCGGAAGCAACTCGTGTATGAACCGGATGGATGCCCCCTATATTAACAGCGGGAGCAACTCGTATATGAACCGGGTGGATACTCTATATGACAACAGCGGAAGCAACTCGTATATGAACCGGATGGATACTCCATACGATAACAGCGGAAGCAACTCGTATACGAACCAGATGGATAACCGGTTTATGTACCCGGAGGATGAGCACTATGTCGATGAGCTACCCCTGCCCATAAAGGTGCCCACCAAGGATCCGAAGCCGGATGTCATGGATGCGATGGTCATGACGGACCAGACTGCGCGCGAAAACGAACTTCACGCCTACGAGAGGCTCAACAGAGAACTGGAGGAGGAGGCTTTCGACAACCAGGGTGCTTACCAAACCGACAACACGCGCATCACCAAAGACGGGATTTCATGGGAGATCACGGAGTCctacctcaaggaggaaGAGAGGCGCATGCTGCTCGAACAAAAACGCGCTCAAATGCTCAAACGGTTGAAAGAGGCGCCCTATGCGAAGACGCAGACGCTGCAAGACCACTACGCCAAGTGGGCGGCCAAAAAGGCGTCGATGCCTAAGCCTCGCGACGGCAGACCTGAGGAACGGGTTGGCAGCAGCAAATCTTTCGACAAGGATGAAGCGTTCTGCCAGGTGCCGTGCAACGTCATCGACCCTGTGGCTGCAACTTGCGGTGCGCCCATCTTTAGACGCACAAGGGGTAACTCTCGCCAGCGCCAATCGTCAAATCATTCCACAGATTCGAAACAAACCCCGCCGCCCAGGCAAGCCGATTACCAGATTCCGAAGGCGCCGCGGCTAGCACCGATTCAGCCGCCGATGAAGGAGGCGCCCTGCAGCGGGGATGCGACGCCGAGCCGCAGGGACATCTACATCAAGGGGTCGTGGGACCCTCACACCGGCGCCCTAAGAATAAGTAATGATTTAGACAGTTCACAAAATACGGATAAAACCCGCATTCTTGATGATTACGTTGACTTTTTGAAACAGAATCCTGGAAACTGGAGCCGGGAACCCAGCCTAGACGAGACGCCCTTACCTCCACCCATGGTCCGTGCTCGTGCCGAAGACCCGCCTACTATGAAACCGGATATCGCAAAGGAGGTGCGTGAAGCGGAGCCGGAGCCGTACACTAGGAGAAGTGTCAGCGCCACTGAGTCCATCAGATCGGAGAAAAGCCTGACTCTGacctcgtcgtcctcgtcaGGGAGCCAGGGAGACCTCTACGAGAACGACGAATTCTACCCCCCGAGCGGCCCGCTCCCGGGCGATTTTTCAGGTGTGGGATTCGCGTCCCCTGCACAGCAGCCGAAGTACGCGATGGGTTTCAGCGACCCGTACATGCCGCCGGTGAGGTCGGCCAGTGACCTCTACAGTTCGTCCATGGCGCACCTGGCGGTGTTGAATGGCGCGCGCGCGAGTTCGACGATGACTGCGCCCGTGCCTGCCAGCAATCCGGAGGAGCGGTCGCACCACCACCACTATCACTACCACTGCTCGGAGCGGCGCCACCGTACGTGCCCCCACCGGAGGAGGCACGGCTGTAGGCACAAGCAccggagcagctgctcgcacAAGAAGCATTCGCATGCGCACGGTGCAGCGTCGGACGACTGCGAGCACATCAGGGAGCACCGGAAGTCTCCATGCCGGGGCCGCTCCATGGCGACCATGACGTCGCGTGACTTCGAGCCCGCTGAAAAACCCATGCCGGCAGCGGAAAGGCAAGAAACGGAAATGACACTGATGTCACCCAAGAGCAAATCAAGTAGATCAAGCCCCAGCTTCTTCTGCAAGTCGCCCAGCCCGCGCTTGCAATCGTCGCCGGTCGAACGCAGTGGCTCCGGCATACGGGTTGCGGCGCCGTTCGACCCGTGTTTCGACTCGTCCGACGACGGCAAGCATTCGTCCCACAGGACTGAGGACTCCGACGAGGCGCCGCTGTCGTTCCGCGACATCATTACCACTGCTGGTAGGTTGAAGAGCACCGACTTCGTCAAGGTTACCATGTACCACTCACCCAACGCTGAAAACGATGTTGCAGAACAGCAGCCTGCGGAGGCGCAGGCGGTACTCGAACCTGAGGTCCATGTCAAGCCGTCCGGGTGGTGCTGCGCCGAAACCACCAAGGCCGAGGAAACACCCGCGGAACAGCCCCAGTCTGACGGCGTCGGCCTGCGCGACGACGCCACCGTCAGGGCTGATAGCACGCGGTCAAGCATGTGTCGCGCCCCGTCGCCCACCTGCACCGCTCCCTGGAGCACGAGTCCAGTCAGGTACCCTCATGTGTTCAGCAGGCGGGTGCACGTGAGGACTACCAACAGCCCCAAGGTCTGCGTATCGCCGCTCGCGAAGCTGGAGAATGGTGAGTGCCCGAACCTGTGCAAGCAACCCGACGCGAGTCCGTTGAAGGTGTGCTACGACTCGGAGGCTGAGTCCAGCGAGCAGTTCACCTTCCGCGACAGCAGGCCGGACGACTCCAAGCAGGCCAACGCGCCGCCCATCTTCAAAACGAGAGTGCTCTACGTGGGCAACAACTGAAAGGCGGACACCGCCAATTGTAATGATTACAGCATGAACTAGCCACCTAATTCCACCTGATTGACACGATCGTGGAGCGCCGCACCCGGTATGCGGAGGGACGGGGTCTATAACAACCACGCCGCACGAACGGCCCACCGTACACAGCGTGCCGCCAGTATATAATGCGCGATAAGCTTATAACGAGTAACGAGTGTACGATGTTGAAGCGTTTTACTGCGCCGCGGCCGTCTGACTCTCTACCGTCTTGCGGATGGCGTTCAGCCACATGCGGCGGGGGGTGATGTTGTGCGTCTGGCAGTGCCAGTGCAGCTTGGTCTTCGCGCGCAGGAGCCGCATGCGCGATATGTCAACCACGTTCACCATGAAGCATTGCCCAGCAATGCGGTGGTTGATGCCGATGTAGATGACGTCCATCATGGTGTCGTCCGTGCACAACATGTTGTACTCGCGCTTCGCGGTGACCAGCGTGAAAAAGTGCCACGGGAAGGCCTCGCCGGGCTTGACGAGGTTGTGGTTGAAGATGTACGAGGCCGAGTTGTAGCCGAATTCCAGCTTTCGAATGTCCTGAGCGCCATGCGCACACGCCGTGGCAACGTACCTTCAGGGGGACACTGCTCTTCACTGAGAGCTTCTCGGCCTTGACGCGGCAGAAATTCAACGCGTCATCGGTCACGCGCACGTACGTGGTGCGGAAATGCGGTGCGCCCACCAGGGGACGCTCGGCGATCATCACTTCCACGGGGGCGCGGAGCGCCTGCACGGAATGCGGGAGAGCAAAATGGAACCAACCTTAGCTACGCGTGCTGCGACCTTGCTGGTGCTGACGGGTGGAGCCGCGCACATCGTCGTGCGGCGCACGTAGGTCTCCAGAAGCGTGCGCGCGGAGAGGCTgtcggcgttggcctggtggACACGCGCAGCGTACGTGTCGatcagctgctgcgtgcGCTCGTAGTTGCGCTCCAGCTCCTTTTCCTTGTCCTCGTGAATCTTCAAGACCTCGTCCTTGAACCGGTCGGCAAGGATGAAGCGCTGGCGGTAGAAGTCGGCCAGGTTGCTCGTGAGCGGACACTTGATCAGGGTCTCCAGGTAACGCAGCGCACCCGTTTTCTGCTGCAGGGTCTCGACCATGCCGTCGAACTCCGACTGCGCGAGGTCGCACGTGGAGAGCTTGTTGATcagctcctgcagctccaTGACCGCGTCGCCGTAGGTGTAGCTCATGCCAGCGAACTCCGCATTGCCGGCGAGTTCGGGCATGAACGACAGCGACCTGATTCGCTCGTTCAACGTGCCTACTGACGCCTTAAGGGTTTCAGTCTCTGACATCAAGTCCTGGATGAACTCATCCTTCTCGCGGACCTGGGCCTCCAGCTGCGCCTCGTGGCGCATGCGCACAGAGAGGGCCTCGTGGCAGCGCTCGAGGTCCTTGGCGACCTGGCGCGCAGCGGCCTCGTGATGCTGCGCCCGACCGTTGAGCTTCGCGATCTCCGCCTTCTGGAGCTGCATCACCGAACGAGCGTTGTCCAGATGGCCCTGCAGCTCGTGCAGCCCCTCGATGTACGACATCCGCTGCTCGTTGATCTCGTCGAACATGCGCAGCACCACCGTGTACttctgctgcagcgccgtgAGCATCTCGCGGTACCCCTCGCGGGTGGCGTTGGCCACCAGCGGCGAGCTGCCGCAGATGTCCCTGACCGACAGGTCAAGCGGGTACGACACGCGTTTCTCGAGGTGAGGAACGGGGTCCAGCACGTCCAGCGACGTGAAATCGCCGGTGTTCCGCTCCATGCGACCGGAATCCGGGCGCACGTCCAACAGCTTATCTGTTTTGCATGCCTTGGACATCTCCGGGGTGGGAAGCAGTTTGCACGCCTTCCGTGGGCTGTCCTGCGCCCACTTGGACTCAATGGCCTGCTTGGTCTGCGGGTTCAGATTCAGCCGCGGCGAGCTGATGAGGgaaggcggccgtgagggaGCCGAGCCGCTGCGGTAGCTGTCGAGACCGCCATTGCCTGCATCCTCGGCTTCCGCCCTCAGCCCGTACGACAGCGACAAAAGCTCGCGTGCCTCCTTCTGGAGCTCCTCCAGCACCCTGCGGTCCCCCTTCATGCGTGCGCTGTGTGGAGCCTCGGGCGAGTGGACGGCTCTTTTGATGCCGTCCGCATCGTCCATGGAGCCTGAACGCATGTGTGAGACGGCCGGCGTGAAACACACATCCATCAATTAAGCTTACACATCACACGAACATCGCATTTTAGTGGCACTGCACGGATGTACACGCGACCAAGGCGCGAAGGCATCAACCTTGATATGCACGCAATACGCAGGCGTGTCTTTTCGGAAAGAGACCGCGAAACATACCGAAATCGTAGCCGGCCGACTTCTCCACAGGCAGCGGAATGCCGCCAACATATCCATTCGTCATCGTTGGCCTCCAACGCTCCTAACGCGACCGAAGCCACCGCAGAAGAGGACGTCCACCCAGCAAGGACCCCAAAAAGCCCGCAACCCAGCAGCAGACAGAACTTGTGCTGTCACTTCGACGGCGCTAAGTGTCCATAATCCGGGTTTATATCGATGAAAGCGTCAGCAGCGGCGCGTACACGCAGCGTAGGACGGAGGCGCGTCAGACATACTGCAGTGTGAGTGCAGACATACGCGCTTCACACACCTGGCCGGCACCGAGACACACTCCGAATTACTGCGCTATAGACACGCAAAAGACGGTCAGTGATGAACTTCTGCTCGGCGATACGCGGCAGACGCCCGCGTAGTATAGGGGTCCCTGGACTCCGCCCGTGACGCCCGTAATGATGTGTGCCCTCACGCCCGCTCACTCACAACAACCCACGGTTTCTAAGCACGCATAATCGCCACTGATAAACCAGGAGGGACCGCCGGCAACGTACTCTTTCAGGAGGGAGAGTTATGGCGCTGCGCCCGCGCGGGGAGTACCTGTTGCTCTAGACTGCAACATGGCCCGTTGCTTCTCCGCGGAAAAATGGCCGTCGGGGTATTCCTTCACCTccaggtgcagcagcggGGCGTACTTGTTGTGCGTCAGGCTGCTGCGCGCCGGGAGGTGGATTCTAATCGCATGTGCCGTAAGACCCGCAGATGACCCATTCACCGCCACGCAGCCGTTCGTGAGCAAGGAGCTCAGAGTCAAGTTTGGCTGCCTGACAGCGGCGGTCTTCCTAGGGATTGAGCTGCTCGGCAGGCTCAACGTGACCGAGGGTAGGCGTTGCGTATGCACCGTCAGCATGTGCAGAGCGGCTGATACTGCTCAAGGGCTTCGGCCTGCAGATGGAGTCCCGGTCGCTCTTCGGGAAGCAGAGCATCAGGACCCTGCCCATATCGGAAATATCAGACATGCTGATAAATGAGGTAGGGACCACCGCAGCAGCCACACCGGTCACGCAGGCCGTCATGATGGACGAGGTCATCTTCTACATGCTGATCACGCTGAAGAATTCGGACGAGATCGTGCTGCCATTCGAAGTGGGTCGCTGTGAATGCCTGCCGGAATACGCTGCAGAACGCCATCCCGAGGCTCAAGGGACTTCGCCTCATCCACAGCGCCTTCAACGAAATGTTCCCCGCCGAAATGAGGCGCGCCGCCGCTGAGTAGCCGTCGCCATGGGGACGCGCCTTCAGGTGGCACATTTAAGTTACAGTGTGACTCGACTGAGTCGTAAAGGCAACCCCCGCATAGCGAGTCGATGCTTTCAACCTGCCTATGGGCATTAATGTGTAACCCGTGTTGTAAAAGACACCGGTGCTGAtgcggctgcagcagcgcagcagTGGCACTCCATAATCGTATGTGGGCAAGGCGTAAGGCCACCAAATACACCACGACAACTGGTGAAATGCGATACCTATAACTGCATGAGCGATTGCTACAAATCTGCCGCGAATTGCATTTGCGCGCAGATTTTGAGCTGGGCGGACGGCTGTATGCCACAAAGTCCGCAGTGATTCACAACGACCAGAAGAGCTTGAACAGGCCTGTCAGGTAGCCGAAAATCTCCATAACGCCTGAGAAAAACGTTAAAACGCCGGAAAGCGACCCACCTAGCTTCGATACGCCATACAGACGTTCGACGAAGATGATGGGCACCTCCGCCACGCGGGCCTTGTATTGCTTCTCGGCGCGAATGGCGATCTCCATTTGGAAAATGTAACCTAACACCGCTTAGACACCGTGCGTAATCTTTACCCACCTCGGCCTTTGACGTCCTTCAATACGGACTCAAAGAGGGATCTGCGATAGAGGCGGAAGGAGCCGGTCAAGTCAGTCATCTTGGGCTTCAGCATGAACTGCGCCAGGAAGTTCGCCGTCTTGCTGATGAAGACGCGGCGAAAGCACCACCCGCTGGCGCCTCCGCCACGCGCGTAACGAGTGCCGCTCACAATGTCGTAGTTGCCGGTGCGTTGGAGGCGAATCATGTCGACGATGTACTTCGGGTGGTGGGACATATCGGCGTCGAGGATCAGCACGAAGTCGTATTTGGTGTGGCGCAGGCCCTCCATGTACGCTGAACCCAAGCCAAGCTTTCCGGGGCGCGAAAGCAGCTTCAGCGACACGGAAGGATAGAGCGCCTGCAGCTCCCGGTACACATCGGCCGTGCCGTCCGGGCTGTTGTCGTCTACCAGCAAAATCTCGTACGCAATGTTCCTGCAAACGGTCAGAAGGTCGCCAAGCAGCCTACTGTCTGCGAAGCACGTCGATCAGGAGGAATACCATATACGGGATGTTATCCTTCTCGTTGTACGTCGCGAGGATGACGGACAAATTTCGCAAAACGTCACCCATGGCGTCTAGTGGAATGAGATTCCGCACCGAACACTGGCTACGCGGTTATGCGCGTGACGTGCCGCGCAACGCCCACACATACCCGGGGCCGAGACGAAGGCTCGCGTATGTACACACCCACTGCAGAAGATTGCAACATGGAGACGGAAGGCACAGGTAGGGACCAAAGGCGGATAATATACGAGCGCAGATGGTTTCTATGCCCAGCCAAAAGAGCTCACCGCCGCCCAGCGGAAGAAGCTCAAGAAGAAGCTTCAATTCATGGAGCTAGAATCAAAAATCGCAGAGGAGAGAGATAGTTGTATGTGTGTCACACTTTGGCATAAATGCGTGAGCAGCGCCGGACCTCAGGGCGGCGGAGGACCAGGACCTCCGACAGCAGCTTGCGGCAATTGACAAAGCTGTCTTCAAGGTGCTGGGGGACGGGAACTGCCTGTTCAGGTACTTTCacgtgcagctgcagcgctgTGCATCCACTGCAGGGCTGTTGAACACCAGCTGACGCAGGCCTGCGAACGAGGGGCTGAGCTGCCTGCACTAAGCCACGGGCAACTGAGGGAAAAGGCAGTGGAACATCTCCGGACGCACAGAGCCGACTTCGAGGCGTTCATCGACGTGCACGATAGTAGCGCAGAGGGTGTGTCATACCACTATCGTGTAATCCGTTTTGTAGGTGACGGGGACGCCTTCGAGAACTACTGCAAAAAAATGGCTCAGGACGGCGAATGGGGGTACGGGGACGGCTGTCTATTGGCAACAAatcacgtgcagcggccaGCCGGAAATAAAAGCGCTTTCAGCCGCGCTGGGTTGCAAGATTGTAGTGCACGCGATGGGAGTGCCTCCCATGGAATACGTAAGTTGCAGTCCACGCTGTTCCGCGATCCCAGCAATGACGTCGGGCCTCTAAGATCGCTCAGGGCACCGCCGACGCCGGGTCTACGTTACGCATCACATTTCACAAACACGCCTACGCCATCGGAGGCCATTATAACTCTACAACTTAAGTACGATCGTTAACTCGCTCCGCCGAGACTATCGCGTCAGGTCGTGTCTGCGCAACAAGTAACCCCTGAGGGTTATTGGAGGCGGGTATGGGCTCGTTGGCACCTGGCCACGACGGTCCTTGGGCTTCCACTTGTTGTCGTATCGACGGGTGGGAGGGTCACAGACACCTGAGCAGGCTGACGCCGCCGGGGGCCGAGCAACTTACATATGAAGTTGAAGTTGGGGTCGTTCATCACCCTGAGCGCTTTCTTGGGATCGTAGTCGGCGAAGTGCAAAATCTTGTACGCAAACTCGGGCGAAAACGGGTGCCAGCCAGGGTTGCTCTTCCAGTTCTGAGCGCACAGCTGGATGAACTCGGCCACTGAAAGTCGCATTAAAACCAAGCGCAGCTTGACCTACGCTCGAACTCGTTCTTGATGACGCTCTCTTCGGCGCCCTCCAGGATTTTGCGCGCGCGGATCTTTTCCAAGTAGTAGGGGGAGTACATCAGACGCGCCCAGTCGTTGTCTGACGGAACGTTAAAGGCAGAAAGACAACACGACCCACTTTCTCTCCGCGGACTTTGGGACTCGTCCAAAAAGAATGCGGGAGTGAACGGCACTTGGTGGCTGAAACCAACGTGTATCTTCGTCTGGAAGTTGGATCCCTCCGTAACCGGCTTCTTGCGCTTGCGCTCCATGATATCGGGGCTGCGGTCGCGCCTGGGACTCCCTCCAGGACGGGAGACCTTTATCTTCGGCTCCTTTTCCAAGCCGCTCGCCTCATCCGAGACCTCATCATGGCCGACTGGCGAACGgaggccgtcgtagccggTGTGGGAGTCGTCGGAAAGGTCGCACTGCGTGAGGGAGGAGTCCAGAGGCACCTCTCCAGCGTTAATCAACTTCCATTGGCACTGAGGGCACTTCCACGAGCCCTCTCCGGTCGGCAGAAAGCATTGCATCAAACACTGCGGACAGGTCAGAACACACGCACGCCAACACACCTTGCTGTGGTAGAGCAGCTCGCACGCACCGCAGGCCAAAAACGGCCCTGCCGGGATGCCGCACTCGGCGCAAGATGCCGGGCAATCCATAATGGCGGTCGTCTGCGACGTGTGAGCCACAACCGTACACACCTACCGGTGACGCGTCGCCAAATGGCGCGATGCAATCCGGAGCCGACTCGTCCTCATTCATCAAGCTATGCTTGAGAGACAGGCTGGTGTCGAGCGAGCACGCGTTCTCCGAGTCGTCGACGCTGGAGCACGAAAGAACTTCATCCTCAGGTACATCGGAGCTCCCGTTTGGGAAGACGCTGCCATCATCCAGCGAGACGTGGCTCGACAGAACATGAGCCACGTCGTACAACATCCCCGTCATATTACGGCTGGACAACAAATAACGGGCCTGGAGGAGCCCGAACAGGATGCCACGCGTAGGCGCAGCGAGCTGAGACTACGCGCCTGCGGACTCCACCGAAACACCGCGGCCAAATCGGGCAACGGTAGCGATGTGCGAATCAGCGTGGTCGATTTGCGCCTTTACATGCCGAAAATACGCTGGACGCCGGGCCACAACACCGCCCAAATTGGGTGTGGAGCAGACAGGCGGAGCAGGCACGCAACTTCACGCCGGCGAAACAGCACGCAGTGCACGAAACACGCGATCAGTGAGACAATAATACGCACCGTAGGATGCAACGGTCGCACATTCGTCCCAGACAGAGCGAATGCGCGTTCGAGGCACCCGCGACCGAGTATGCATTCCAATGTGATCCGGTCGCGCGAAACTGAATGTGTAAAGCAAAGACGGTTAAAATGAAATGCTAAGATTACTGAAGGCGTCCGTATGGCGAATGAGCGGCGTTCCGGAGAACACCGAGCACACTCGACTTGAGGCGGCACCGGGGAGGAGGGAAGCCGCTCACGCCTTGAGTAACACATCTAGCTTGTTGGACTCCACTTCGGTGCCCAACACCCTAGCGACCACGTTGCACAGCGTAAACTTGCGGCGCAGCGATTCACGCACAT
This sequence is a window from Babesia bigemina genome assembly Bbig001, chromosome : I. Protein-coding genes within it:
- a CDS encoding Phosphatidylinositol N-acetylglucosaminyltransferase subunit H, whose translation is MARCFSAEKWPSGYSFTSRCSSGAYLLCVRLLRAGRWILIACAVRPADDPFTATQPFVSKELRVKFGCLTAAVFLGIELLGRLNVTEERLILLKGFGLQMESRSLFGKQSIRTLPISEISDMLINEAVMMDEVIFYMLITLKNSDEIVLPFENAIPRLKGLRLIHSAFNEMFPAEMRRAAAE
- a CDS encoding glycosyl transferase, group 2 family protein, putative; its protein translation is MGDVLRNLSVILATYNEKDNIPYMVFLLIDVLRRQNIAYEILLVDDNSPDGTADVYRELQALYPSVSLKLLSRPGKLGLGSAYMEGLRHTKYDFVLILDADMSHHPKYIVDMIRLQRTGNYDIVSGTRYARGGGASGWCFRRVFISKTANFLAQFMLKPKMTDLTGSFRLYRRSLFESVLKDVKGRGYIFQMEIAIRAEKQYKARVAEVPIIFVERLYGVSKLGVMEIFGYLTGLFKLFWSL